From a single Couchioplanes caeruleus genomic region:
- a CDS encoding Gfo/Idh/MocA family protein, whose amino-acid sequence MTSFATVGAGWRAELFWRVAEGLDAVDCVGTVVRSPRSLPVATYGSLAECVEQARPDFIVTAVSWDANPGVITEAVERGLPVLAETPPAPDAGGLRRLWADVGESGLVQIAEQYLLVPSHAARAEAVRRGLIGTPSQVQVSSTHMYHAVSLMRGLLGAGRGPVTVRATRTTAPLVDPLTRDGWTEDTDPKPATTIIATMDFGDGLSGLYDFTDNQWHNQLRFRRLLVRGSHGELRDDEVVRLTGPRTIVRTPLVRRQTGYDLDLDGFDTDTITFGGEVLYRNPYPGRRWMDEEIAIGTLLDATATWVRGAGPAPYPLADGAQDHLVALAAEEAADTDRTVTTQVEAWA is encoded by the coding sequence GTGACCTCCTTCGCAACGGTGGGCGCCGGATGGCGCGCGGAGCTGTTCTGGCGTGTCGCGGAAGGACTCGACGCCGTCGACTGCGTCGGCACGGTCGTCCGCAGCCCCCGGTCCCTGCCGGTGGCCACCTACGGCTCGCTGGCCGAGTGCGTCGAGCAGGCCCGGCCGGACTTCATCGTCACCGCCGTGTCCTGGGACGCCAACCCCGGCGTCATCACCGAGGCGGTCGAGCGCGGCCTGCCGGTGCTGGCCGAGACGCCGCCCGCGCCCGACGCCGGCGGGCTGCGCCGGCTCTGGGCCGACGTCGGCGAGTCCGGGCTCGTGCAGATCGCCGAGCAGTACCTGCTGGTGCCCTCGCACGCCGCCCGGGCCGAGGCGGTGCGCCGCGGGCTCATCGGCACGCCCAGCCAGGTGCAGGTGTCGTCGACGCACATGTACCACGCGGTCTCGCTCATGCGCGGCCTGCTCGGCGCCGGGCGCGGGCCGGTGACGGTACGCGCCACCCGCACCACCGCGCCCCTGGTCGACCCGCTCACCCGTGACGGCTGGACCGAGGACACCGACCCGAAGCCGGCGACCACGATCATCGCCACCATGGACTTCGGCGACGGGCTGTCCGGGCTCTACGACTTCACCGACAACCAGTGGCACAACCAGCTGCGGTTCCGCCGCCTGCTGGTGCGCGGGAGCCACGGCGAGCTGCGCGACGACGAGGTGGTCCGGCTCACCGGCCCGCGCACGATCGTGCGGACGCCGCTGGTACGCCGGCAGACCGGATACGACCTCGACCTGGACGGCTTCGACACCGACACGATCACGTTCGGCGGCGAGGTGCTCTACCGCAACCCGTACCCGGGCCGGCGCTGGATGGACGAGGAGATCGCCATCGGCACCCTGCTCGACGCCACCGCCACGTGGGTCCGCGGCGCCGGGCCGGCGCCGTACCCGCTGGCCGACGGCGCCCAGGACCACCTCGTCGCGCTCGCCGCCGAGGAGGCCGCCGACACCGACCGTACGGTGACCACGCAGGTGGAAGCCTGGGCGTAA
- a CDS encoding putative bifunctional diguanylate cyclase/phosphodiesterase, with protein sequence MTTRYARAGFAAWMAALTAVYYAWPGSHVFSWSAIGLSGAAAVALGVRVHRPAQRLPWYLIAVALVFFVAGDTIYYTQTALNLPAPFPGPSDVLYLLVYPLLAGGLAIFIRARSGEANRAALLDALVPTVSLGLLSWVYLIAPYTRATDLTLAEKAVSVAYPLGDVLALAILLRLLTAPGRKPAALGLLSLSVVGVLFSDVVYGLARLDSNWAVGGPVDLGWIVFYAAAGWAALHPSMTRLTDDGTPATAPIPAGGRHLALLTVAALIAPAVLLAQYLQGGVADAPVIAAGSALMFVLVMARVAGLIAEQRQGQEREHALRRATSALAAAATPDDVLAAVRDAIAMIMPAERPYALSTGEPEPMPDATTVELGVTIAAGGDTPYALHTAMVLPGNPPQRCAVRLEAPLGTLRAVRPAVQALFGQVAMVVERIALATEISRRDGEAYFRTLIQSAADVILIVGDDERIRYASPSAAALFGWTDLTGAPLTRLVADTHHDRLAAALDRARTGLGDGVDLTAVCADRRLLQVECTGRDLRDDPTVRGIVLTVRDVTERRRLENDLAHQAYHDGLTGLANRALFRNRLDEAFTRSCRDGAELGVLFVDLDDFKEVNDSLGHAVGDQLLVAVGHRIAAAVATGDTAARMGGDEFAILVAQSGDAAAAEQTAERIVAVLAEPFEISDGLGGTHVVGGAASVGVATSADAGSPTELLRHADLALYLAKGAGKGTWQRYRSDLHTAMMERLALRTSLLEAIDGRQFVLQYQPIVDVHTRDVVGVESLVRWQHPERGLLSPYHFIDLAEESGAIVGLGEWVLRESLRQIAEWRATAPESSPRYVSVNVSARQFRQPGFVDRVRAALAESGAEPGWLLLEITESLVLRDADQVCADLATLRALGVRIAIDDFGTGYSSLSYLRQIPVDVLKIDKSFIDDILASGRQRALVDAIVTLARHLDLTVVAEGIEDPAQRAMLAGMGCPYGQGYLFSKPVWPAEVPALAGSALAA encoded by the coding sequence ATGACGACGCGATACGCTCGCGCGGGCTTCGCCGCGTGGATGGCCGCGCTCACCGCGGTGTACTACGCCTGGCCCGGCTCGCACGTGTTCTCGTGGAGCGCGATCGGGCTCTCCGGCGCCGCCGCCGTGGCTCTCGGCGTCCGCGTCCACCGGCCCGCCCAGCGCCTGCCGTGGTACCTCATCGCCGTCGCGCTGGTGTTCTTCGTCGCCGGCGACACGATCTACTACACGCAGACCGCGCTGAACCTGCCCGCACCCTTCCCCGGCCCCTCCGACGTGCTCTACCTGCTCGTCTACCCGCTGCTCGCGGGCGGCCTGGCGATCTTCATCCGGGCCCGCTCCGGCGAGGCGAACCGCGCCGCGCTGCTCGACGCCCTCGTGCCCACGGTCAGCCTCGGGCTGCTGTCGTGGGTGTACCTCATCGCCCCGTACACCCGGGCCACCGATCTCACGCTGGCCGAGAAGGCGGTGTCGGTCGCGTACCCGCTGGGTGATGTGCTCGCGCTGGCGATCCTGCTGCGGCTGCTCACCGCGCCCGGGCGCAAGCCCGCCGCCCTCGGCCTGCTGTCGCTGAGCGTCGTCGGCGTGCTCTTCTCCGACGTCGTCTACGGCCTGGCCCGCCTCGACAGCAACTGGGCCGTCGGCGGCCCGGTCGACCTCGGCTGGATCGTCTTCTACGCCGCCGCCGGCTGGGCCGCGCTGCACCCCTCGATGACCAGGCTCACCGACGACGGCACCCCGGCCACGGCGCCGATCCCCGCCGGCGGACGGCACCTCGCGCTGCTCACGGTCGCCGCCCTGATCGCCCCGGCCGTGCTGCTCGCCCAGTACCTGCAGGGCGGCGTCGCCGACGCGCCCGTCATCGCCGCCGGCTCCGCACTGATGTTCGTGCTGGTCATGGCCCGGGTCGCCGGCCTCATCGCCGAACAGCGCCAGGGCCAGGAACGCGAGCACGCCCTGCGCCGGGCCACCTCCGCGCTCGCCGCGGCGGCCACCCCCGACGACGTGCTCGCCGCCGTCCGCGACGCCATCGCCATGATCATGCCCGCGGAGCGGCCGTACGCGCTCAGCACCGGCGAGCCCGAGCCGATGCCCGACGCCACCACCGTCGAACTGGGCGTCACCATCGCGGCCGGCGGCGACACCCCGTACGCGCTGCACACCGCGATGGTGCTGCCGGGCAACCCGCCGCAGCGCTGCGCCGTGCGGCTCGAGGCACCCCTCGGCACGCTGCGCGCCGTACGCCCGGCCGTGCAGGCCCTGTTCGGGCAGGTCGCGATGGTCGTGGAGCGCATCGCGCTGGCCACCGAGATCAGCCGGCGCGACGGCGAGGCGTACTTCCGGACCCTCATCCAGAGCGCGGCCGACGTCATCCTCATCGTCGGCGACGACGAGCGCATCCGCTACGCCAGCCCGTCCGCGGCCGCCCTCTTCGGCTGGACCGACCTCACCGGCGCCCCGCTGACCCGGCTCGTCGCCGACACCCACCACGACCGCCTCGCCGCCGCCCTCGACCGGGCCCGCACCGGCCTCGGCGACGGCGTGGACCTCACCGCCGTGTGCGCCGACCGGCGGCTGCTGCAGGTCGAGTGCACCGGGCGCGACCTGCGCGACGACCCGACCGTACGCGGCATCGTGCTGACCGTGCGCGACGTGACCGAGCGCCGCCGGCTGGAGAACGACCTGGCGCACCAGGCGTACCACGACGGCCTCACCGGGCTGGCGAACCGCGCCCTGTTCCGCAACCGGCTGGACGAGGCGTTCACCCGGTCCTGCCGCGACGGCGCCGAACTCGGCGTGCTCTTCGTCGACCTCGACGACTTCAAGGAGGTCAACGACTCGCTCGGGCACGCCGTCGGCGACCAGCTGCTGGTCGCGGTCGGGCACCGCATCGCCGCGGCCGTCGCGACCGGCGACACGGCCGCCCGGATGGGCGGCGACGAGTTCGCCATCCTGGTCGCCCAGTCCGGCGACGCCGCGGCGGCCGAGCAGACCGCCGAGCGCATCGTCGCCGTGCTCGCCGAACCGTTCGAGATCAGCGACGGCCTCGGCGGCACCCACGTGGTCGGCGGCGCGGCCAGCGTCGGCGTCGCCACCAGCGCCGACGCGGGCAGCCCCACCGAGCTGCTGCGCCACGCCGACCTCGCGCTGTACCTCGCCAAGGGCGCCGGCAAGGGCACCTGGCAGCGGTACCGCAGCGACCTGCACACCGCGATGATGGAGCGGCTCGCGCTGCGCACCTCGCTGCTCGAGGCGATCGACGGCCGCCAGTTCGTGCTGCAGTACCAGCCCATCGTGGACGTGCACACCCGTGACGTCGTCGGCGTCGAGTCGCTGGTGCGGTGGCAGCACCCGGAGCGCGGGCTGCTGAGCCCGTACCATTTCATCGATCTCGCGGAGGAGAGCGGCGCGATCGTCGGCCTGGGCGAATGGGTGCTGCGCGAATCGCTGCGCCAGATCGCCGAATGGCGCGCCACGGCACCGGAGTCGTCCCCCCGCTACGTCAGCGTCAACGTCTCGGCGCGGCAGTTCCGCCAGCCCGGCTTCGTCGACCGCGTCCGCGCGGCCCTGGCCGAGAGCGGCGCAGAACCGGGATGGCTGCTGCTGGAGATCACCGAGAGCCTGGTGCTGCGCGACGCCGACCAGGTCTGCGCCGACCTGGCGACGCTGCGGGCGCTGGGCGTCCGGATCGCGATCGACGACTTCGGCACCGGATACTCGTCGCTGAGCTACCTGCGGCAGATCCCCGTCGACGTCCTGAAGATCGACAAGTCCTTCATCGACGACATCCTCGCCAGCGGCCGCCAGCGCGCGCTGGTCGACGCGATCGTCACGCTGGCCCGCCACCTCGACCTCACCGTGGTCGCCGAGGGCATCGAGGACCCGGCCCAGCGCGCCATGCTCGCCGGCATGGGCTGCCCCTACGGCCAGGGCTACCTGTTCTCCAAGCCGGTCTGGCCGGCCGAGGTGCCCGCCCTGGCCGGATCCGCCCTCGCCGCCTGA
- a CDS encoding HIT family protein: MALSPEEFYDHALAAADGERRLPLARMTGWDISPFEQDGLRVAPLRPPVLPEPARHGEDPADCRNCRARDEGIWFNDHWRLTRVPGVGVPLVLMLYPRDHHDMADLPDELAAELGLLTTRIVRHMQALPHVSRAHVFRIGDGAAHLHVWFFARPEGQTQLYGSWLTIWDDLLPEYPAGVAEADAATVVDALIASHGGRRATA, encoded by the coding sequence ATGGCCCTGTCTCCCGAGGAGTTCTACGACCATGCCCTCGCCGCCGCGGACGGCGAACGGCGGCTTCCCCTGGCGCGCATGACGGGATGGGACATCAGCCCGTTCGAACAGGACGGACTGCGGGTCGCGCCGCTGCGCCCGCCGGTGCTCCCCGAGCCCGCCCGGCACGGCGAGGACCCGGCGGACTGCCGGAACTGCCGGGCGCGCGACGAGGGGATCTGGTTCAACGACCACTGGCGGCTGACCCGGGTTCCGGGGGTGGGTGTGCCGCTGGTGCTCATGCTGTACCCACGCGACCACCACGACATGGCCGACCTCCCCGACGAGCTGGCCGCCGAGCTGGGGCTGCTGACCACGCGCATCGTCCGGCACATGCAGGCCCTCCCGCACGTCTCCCGGGCGCACGTCTTCCGCATCGGCGACGGTGCTGCGCATCTGCACGTCTGGTTCTTCGCCCGCCCCGAGGGCCAGACCCAGCTGTACGGCTCCTGGCTGACCATCTGGGACGACCTTCTCCCCGAGTACCCGGCCGGCGTCGCGGAGGCCGACGCCGCGACGGTGGTGGACGCGCTGATCGCCTCCCACGGCGGCCGCCGGGCCACGGCGTGA
- a CDS encoding discoidin domain-containing protein, which yields MRRRAFGAAVTAAILLLSAGPAQAHREPAPQARVWVTTPDRAEQLHERAPVSFTRGGSDLTTITVDPGTRYQSMDGFGASLTDSAASVLYRLDPAARDAAMRSLFDPRQGIGVSFLRQPVGSSDFTAAPQHYTYDDVPAGQTDLALRHFSIAHDEAQILPLLRRARQLNPQLTIMGTPWSPPAWMKTSDSLMGGHLKDDPAIYDAYARYLVKYVQAYARAGVPIDYLTVQNEPQNRHDGGYPGTAMPVPQEAKVIEALGPLLRRASPRTRILGYDHNWTTHPGDVATTPPGEDPETDYPYRLLASPAGKWLAGTAYHCYSGDPSDMTKLHEAYPGKGIWFTECSGSHGENDTPEQIFRGTLTWHARTLAIGTTRNWAKSVINWNIALDSTGGPHLGGCGTCTGLLTLQADGSVTRDAEYFTIGHLAKFVRPGAVRIASTSFGTVGWNGQIMDVALRNPDGSTALVVHNENDNPRSFAVAVGGHSFEYTLPGGALATFVWPRGSLGTGADRLITSGDATATASPAGENPAAAVDGDASTRWSSGAAQQPGQYLQADFGTQQWFRKVAIDSGDNLGDYARAWTLSASTDGTRWRTLADGTGTGQLTTVGLPLTRARYLRITNTGTSGNWWSIADLRLYR from the coding sequence ATGAGGCGGCGTGCGTTCGGCGCGGCGGTCACCGCCGCAATCCTGCTGCTCTCGGCCGGGCCCGCCCAGGCCCACCGGGAGCCCGCACCCCAGGCGAGGGTCTGGGTCACCACCCCCGACCGGGCCGAGCAGCTGCACGAGCGGGCGCCGGTCTCCTTCACCCGCGGCGGCAGCGACCTGACGACGATCACGGTCGACCCGGGCACCCGCTACCAGAGCATGGACGGCTTCGGCGCCTCGCTGACCGACTCGGCCGCCAGCGTGCTGTACCGGCTGGACCCGGCCGCCCGCGACGCCGCGATGCGCTCGCTGTTCGACCCGCGGCAGGGCATCGGCGTCAGCTTCCTGCGCCAGCCGGTCGGCTCGTCCGACTTCACCGCCGCGCCGCAGCACTACACGTACGACGACGTGCCCGCCGGGCAGACCGACCTCGCCCTGCGGCACTTCAGCATCGCCCACGACGAGGCGCAGATCCTGCCCCTGCTGCGCCGCGCCCGGCAGCTCAACCCCCAGCTCACGATCATGGGTACGCCGTGGAGCCCGCCGGCGTGGATGAAGACCAGCGACTCGCTCATGGGCGGCCACCTCAAGGACGACCCGGCGATCTACGACGCGTACGCCCGCTACCTGGTCAAGTACGTCCAGGCGTACGCGCGGGCCGGCGTGCCGATCGACTACCTGACCGTGCAGAACGAACCGCAGAACCGCCACGACGGCGGGTACCCCGGCACGGCCATGCCGGTCCCGCAGGAGGCCAAGGTCATCGAGGCGCTCGGGCCGCTGCTGCGCCGGGCCAGCCCCCGGACGAGGATCCTCGGGTACGACCACAACTGGACCACGCACCCCGGGGACGTCGCGACCACGCCGCCCGGTGAGGACCCGGAGACCGACTACCCGTACCGGCTGCTCGCCTCCCCGGCCGGCAAGTGGCTGGCGGGCACGGCGTACCACTGCTACTCCGGCGACCCCAGCGACATGACGAAGCTGCACGAGGCGTACCCGGGCAAGGGCATCTGGTTCACCGAGTGCTCCGGCTCGCACGGGGAGAACGACACCCCGGAGCAGATCTTCCGCGGGACGCTGACCTGGCACGCCCGTACGCTCGCCATCGGCACCACGCGCAACTGGGCGAAGTCGGTCATCAACTGGAACATCGCGCTGGACAGCACGGGCGGCCCGCACCTCGGCGGCTGCGGCACCTGCACCGGCCTGCTCACCCTGCAGGCCGACGGCAGCGTCACCCGCGACGCCGAGTACTTCACCATCGGGCACCTGGCGAAGTTCGTCCGTCCCGGCGCCGTCCGCATCGCCAGCACGTCGTTCGGCACGGTCGGCTGGAACGGGCAGATCATGGACGTGGCGCTCCGCAACCCCGACGGCTCCACCGCGCTCGTGGTGCACAACGAGAACGACAACCCGCGCTCGTTCGCGGTCGCGGTCGGGGGCCACTCCTTCGAGTACACGCTGCCCGGCGGTGCCCTGGCCACGTTCGTGTGGCCGCGCGGCTCCCTCGGCACCGGCGCGGACCGGCTGATCACGTCCGGCGACGCCACCGCGACCGCGTCGCCGGCCGGTGAGAACCCGGCCGCGGCCGTCGACGGCGACGCCTCGACCCGCTGGTCCAGCGGTGCCGCCCAGCAGCCCGGCCAGTACCTGCAGGCCGACTTCGGTACGCAGCAGTGGTTCCGCAAGGTCGCGATCGACAGCGGCGACAACCTCGGCGACTACGCCCGCGCCTGGACGCTGAGCGCCAGCACCGACGGCACCCGCTGGCGCACCCTGGCCGACGGGACCGGCACCGGACAGCTCACCACCGTCGGGCTGCCGCTCACCCGGGCCCGCTACCTGCGGATCACCAACACCGGGACCAGCGGGAACTGGTGGAGCATCGCCGACCTGAGGCTGTACCGGTAG
- a CDS encoding LacI family DNA-binding transcriptional regulator codes for MKQGDVTSRGGGTVREVAAATGVSIATVSRVLNGRGNVAPETRELVEQALERLGAAGPRPRAAARAATGPVFVRCPYLLTDYFGVIVSSVAETLELHGRTVLLNAGEAAQEAHVLTRLPNRPGIAGAVLILPPEPAEELAALRARQFPFVVVDPRVPPPRDTLAVSAAHAAGARALTAHLTGLGHRRIGVIAGPDEWLASDARLAGHAAALADAGVLAAPGLVRHVEPTMAWGRRAAGELLDLTDPPTAIIGFNDKIAIGALQAAAERGLRVPHDLSIAGYDDIDLSRATSPQLTTVRQPLAELGRMAVSLLVRVLDRHRVQALHVELATELVVRDSTAGVPTR; via the coding sequence ATGAAACAAGGCGATGTAACAAGTCGGGGCGGGGGCACCGTCCGGGAGGTCGCCGCCGCCACCGGCGTGTCGATCGCCACCGTGTCGCGGGTGCTCAACGGGCGCGGCAACGTCGCCCCGGAGACCCGGGAGCTGGTCGAGCAGGCGCTCGAACGGCTGGGCGCCGCGGGTCCCCGCCCGCGCGCCGCCGCCCGGGCCGCCACCGGGCCCGTGTTCGTCCGCTGCCCGTACCTGCTGACCGACTACTTCGGCGTCATCGTCTCCTCGGTCGCCGAGACGCTCGAGCTGCACGGGCGTACGGTCCTGCTCAACGCCGGCGAGGCCGCCCAGGAGGCGCACGTGCTGACCCGGCTGCCGAACCGGCCCGGCATCGCCGGGGCCGTGCTGATCCTCCCACCCGAGCCCGCCGAGGAGCTGGCCGCCCTGCGCGCGCGGCAGTTCCCGTTCGTCGTGGTGGACCCGCGGGTGCCGCCGCCGCGGGACACGCTCGCCGTCTCCGCCGCCCACGCCGCCGGGGCCCGCGCGCTCACCGCCCACCTGACCGGGCTGGGCCACCGCCGCATCGGCGTGATCGCCGGGCCGGACGAGTGGCTGGCCAGCGACGCGCGCCTCGCCGGGCACGCCGCCGCGCTCGCCGACGCCGGGGTGCTGGCCGCGCCCGGCCTGGTCCGGCACGTGGAGCCGACAATGGCGTGGGGCCGCCGCGCGGCCGGCGAGCTGCTCGACCTCACCGACCCGCCGACCGCGATCATCGGCTTCAACGACAAGATCGCGATCGGGGCGCTGCAAGCCGCGGCCGAACGCGGGCTGCGGGTCCCGCACGACCTGTCCATCGCCGGGTACGACGACATCGACCTCAGCCGCGCCACCAGCCCGCAGCTCACCACGGTGCGCCAGCCGCTCGCCGAGCTCGGCCGGATGGCGGTATCGCTGCTCGTGCGCGTCCTCGACCGGCACCGGGTGCAGGCCCTGCACGTGGAGCTGGCCACCGAGCTGGTCGTGCGGGACTCCACCGCGGGCGTACCCACCCGGTAG
- a CDS encoding MFS transporter → MTVALVAGFMTLLDVSIVNVALPSIRADLDLSPGGLQWVLSGYALTFGLLLVPAGRFGDARGRRDVFIAGLAVFTLASAAAGLANGALWLIVARLVQGAAAGVVNPQVSGLVQQLFEPRERGRPFGLLGATIGISTAVGPLLGGLLIQLLGAEQGWRWIFFINVPIGIAAIVLGRLWIPGRSREDQERESLDPAGVALLGAGVFLVLLPLVQEREWQGPAKWLLVVAGLAVLGGFLAWERRFARRSGTPVIELGLFGLRSYSLGALIGFFYFAGFTTIFFIYTLYLQSGLRYSALAAGVAITPFAIGSAVAAALGGRVVNRFGRPLVALGLALVAAGLIATVVALHFVPGHNAGWAAALPLLVAGLGSGLVISPNQTLTLSEVPVRRAGSAGAVLQTGQRIGTALGIAVVGAVFFNRLAANGGSWSLAFRTALLVTITFVVVALAAALADVRAARRADAAGAADSPDRETAGVG, encoded by the coding sequence ATGACGGTGGCGCTCGTGGCGGGGTTCATGACCCTGCTCGACGTCAGCATCGTCAACGTCGCCCTGCCGTCGATCCGGGCCGACCTGGACCTGAGCCCGGGCGGCCTGCAGTGGGTGCTGTCCGGGTACGCGCTCACGTTCGGGCTGCTGCTCGTGCCCGCCGGCCGGTTCGGCGACGCCCGCGGCCGCCGCGACGTGTTCATCGCCGGCCTCGCGGTCTTCACCCTGGCCAGCGCCGCGGCCGGCCTAGCCAACGGCGCGCTGTGGCTGATCGTCGCCCGGCTCGTGCAGGGCGCCGCCGCCGGCGTGGTCAACCCGCAGGTGTCCGGCCTTGTCCAGCAGCTGTTCGAGCCGCGTGAGCGGGGCCGCCCGTTCGGCCTGCTGGGCGCCACGATCGGCATCTCCACGGCGGTCGGCCCGCTGCTCGGCGGTCTGCTCATCCAGCTGCTCGGCGCCGAGCAGGGCTGGCGCTGGATCTTCTTCATCAACGTGCCGATCGGCATCGCCGCCATCGTGCTCGGCCGCCTGTGGATCCCCGGCCGCAGCCGTGAGGACCAGGAACGCGAGAGCCTCGACCCGGCCGGCGTGGCCCTGCTCGGCGCCGGCGTCTTCCTCGTGCTGCTGCCGCTGGTGCAGGAGCGCGAATGGCAGGGGCCGGCCAAGTGGCTGCTGGTCGTCGCCGGCCTCGCGGTCCTCGGCGGATTCCTCGCCTGGGAACGCCGCTTCGCCCGCCGGAGCGGCACGCCGGTGATCGAGCTGGGGCTGTTCGGGCTGCGGTCGTACAGCCTCGGCGCGCTGATCGGCTTCTTCTACTTCGCCGGCTTCACGACGATCTTCTTCATCTACACGCTGTACCTGCAGAGCGGCCTGCGCTACAGCGCGCTGGCCGCGGGCGTGGCCATCACGCCGTTCGCCATCGGCTCGGCGGTGGCGGCGGCGCTCGGCGGCCGCGTGGTGAACCGCTTCGGCCGTCCCCTGGTCGCCCTGGGCCTGGCCCTGGTCGCCGCCGGCCTCATCGCGACCGTGGTGGCGCTGCACTTCGTGCCGGGCCACAACGCCGGCTGGGCGGCCGCGCTGCCGCTGCTCGTGGCCGGCCTCGGCAGCGGCCTGGTGATCAGTCCCAACCAGACGCTCACCCTCTCCGAGGTCCCGGTCCGCCGGGCCGGCAGCGCGGGCGCGGTCCTGCAGACCGGCCAGCGCATCGGCACGGCGCTGGGCATCGCGGTGGTCGGCGCGGTCTTCTTCAACCGCCTCGCCGCGAACGGTGGAAGCTGGTCGCTGGCCTTCCGTACGGCCCTGCTGGTCACGATCACCTTCGTGGTGGTGGCGCTGGCCGCCGCGCTCGCGGACGTCCGCGCCGCCCGCCGCGCCGACGCCGCCGGAGCCGCGGACAGCCCCGACCGGGAGACGGCCGGCGTGGGCTGA